A single genomic interval of Pseudomonas sp. FeN3W harbors:
- the ligB gene encoding NAD-dependent DNA ligase LigB — translation MQRLIALSLCLFSPLCFAVCPAWNAVRAQQEITSLQRQLQHWDEAYHRRGLSLVDDEIYDQSRARLHDWQRCFPGTVAARDPLAGAGGPVRHPVMQTGLTKLADEQAVAAWIERREDLWIQPKVDGVAVSLVYRDGLLQQAVSRGDGHSGQDWTAHVRQLPAVPSRLAEPGEVILQGELYWRLEQHVQATHGSAGARSRVAGAMASNRLDTDTAAQIGLFVWDWPNGPEQIDLRLQRLAAMGFIDSQRFSLPLPDLAQARHWREQWYRQPLPFATDGVVLRQGTRPPAERWQAEPHWAAAWKHPLRKAVSEVRAVEFRIGRTGRITPMLQLVPVQLDDRRIRTLSLGSLERWRALDVRPGDQIAVALAGHSIPQLDSVVWRSAERAAVVAPDPSQYHAHSCWRPTPGCEQQFIARLVWLSGKPGLGLPGVGQGNWQTLLDAGLLPDLLAWLELDAETLQQVPGIGKARASKLVASFALARQKPASQWLKALGMPVNLPLAVQSDWNALAARSVAQWQAEPGVGKARAEQLYAFFHAPELQLLRHRLRAVGVSGF, via the coding sequence ATGCAACGCCTGATCGCACTGTCGCTGTGCCTTTTTTCGCCCCTTTGCTTCGCCGTCTGTCCGGCCTGGAACGCTGTGCGAGCGCAACAGGAAATCACCAGCCTCCAACGGCAACTGCAGCACTGGGACGAGGCCTATCACCGCCGCGGCCTGTCGCTGGTGGATGACGAAATCTACGACCAGAGCCGTGCGCGCCTGCACGACTGGCAGCGCTGTTTCCCAGGCACCGTCGCGGCGCGGGACCCGCTGGCCGGCGCCGGCGGTCCGGTACGGCATCCGGTGATGCAGACCGGGCTGACCAAGCTCGCCGATGAACAGGCGGTCGCCGCCTGGATCGAGCGCCGCGAGGACCTGTGGATTCAGCCGAAAGTGGACGGCGTGGCGGTCAGCCTGGTCTATCGCGACGGTCTGCTGCAGCAAGCCGTCAGCCGCGGCGACGGTCACAGCGGGCAGGACTGGACCGCCCACGTCCGGCAGCTGCCTGCGGTGCCGTCGCGACTTGCAGAGCCAGGCGAGGTGATACTGCAGGGCGAACTCTACTGGCGTCTGGAGCAGCACGTGCAGGCCACGCATGGCAGCGCAGGCGCGCGCAGCCGTGTCGCCGGCGCCATGGCCAGCAACCGGCTGGATACCGATACGGCGGCGCAGATCGGCCTGTTCGTCTGGGACTGGCCGAACGGGCCGGAGCAGATAGACCTCCGCCTGCAGCGGCTGGCCGCCATGGGGTTCATCGACAGTCAACGGTTCAGCCTGCCGCTACCGGATCTCGCGCAAGCGCGGCATTGGCGCGAACAGTGGTACCGGCAACCGCTGCCATTCGCCACCGACGGCGTGGTATTGCGGCAAGGCACGCGCCCACCAGCCGAGCGCTGGCAGGCCGAGCCACACTGGGCGGCGGCCTGGAAGCATCCGTTGCGCAAGGCAGTGAGCGAGGTGCGCGCCGTGGAGTTTCGCATCGGCCGCACCGGGCGCATCACGCCGATGCTGCAGCTGGTGCCGGTACAGCTCGACGATCGCCGAATCCGTACGCTCAGCCTCGGCTCGCTGGAGCGCTGGCGCGCACTGGATGTGCGCCCCGGCGACCAGATCGCGGTTGCGCTCGCCGGGCATAGCATCCCGCAACTGGATTCGGTGGTCTGGCGCAGCGCCGAACGCGCAGCGGTGGTGGCACCGGACCCGTCGCAGTATCACGCGCACAGCTGCTGGCGGCCGACACCGGGCTGCGAGCAGCAATTCATCGCCCGCCTGGTCTGGCTGAGCGGCAAGCCGGGGCTCGGCCTTCCCGGCGTAGGCCAAGGCAACTGGCAGACCCTGCTGGACGCCGGACTGCTGCCCGATCTGCTCGCCTGGCTGGAGCTGGACGCGGAGACGTTGCAACAGGTCCCAGGCATCGGCAAGGCGCGCGCCAGCAAGCTGGTCGCGAGCTTCGCTCTCGCCCGACAGAAGCCGGCGAGCCAATGGCTCAAGGCGCTCGGCATGCCGGTCAATCTGCCGCTCGCCGTGCAGTCCGACTGGAACGCACTGGCGGCACGCAGCGTGGCGCAATGGCAGGCGGAACCGGGCGTGGGAAAGGCACGCGCAGAACAGCTGTATGCCTTCTTTCATGCGCCAGAGCTGCAGCTGCTGCGTCACAGGCTGCGCGCTGTCGGTGTTTCGGGGTTCTGA
- a CDS encoding DUF1090 domain-containing protein, which yields MSLRHWPIALLIGATAISPLATAAPNADRQCHEQRQALREQLQQARLQGDKLRQTQLNSELQSLTEQCQGVVALHPHQVEYDHTNRQVERRETLLREALSTGDTQLIELRRNQLAKSREKLESLRR from the coding sequence ATGTCTTTGCGACATTGGCCGATTGCCCTGCTGATCGGCGCTACCGCCATCAGCCCGCTGGCTACCGCGGCCCCCAACGCTGACCGCCAGTGCCACGAACAGCGCCAGGCCTTGCGCGAGCAACTGCAACAGGCGCGCCTGCAGGGCGACAAACTGCGCCAGACGCAACTCAACAGTGAACTGCAGAGCCTGACCGAGCAGTGCCAGGGCGTGGTTGCCCTGCATCCGCATCAGGTCGAATACGATCACACCAATCGCCAGGTTGAACGGCGCGAGACGCTGCTACGCGAGGCCTTGAGCACCGGCGATACCCAGCTGATCGAGCTGCGCCGCAATCAGCTGGCCAAGTCCCGGGAAAAGCTCGAATCGCTGCGCCGTTGA
- a CDS encoding cytochrome c has protein sequence MKLSLLSLPLIAVLALTGCDRVDPNSPLGKRKAIYQAMLDTKEDLGGMLRGRIPFDGDAFRSGAVKLDELSRQPWQHYPEVKEEQSDARDDVWQRQERFNEMARELEATTAALASVTTAAPVTAQSVAPAFQRVEDACEACHKEFRAY, from the coding sequence ATGAAGCTGAGTCTGCTGAGCCTGCCCCTGATTGCTGTCCTGGCGCTGACGGGCTGCGACCGGGTCGACCCCAATTCCCCGTTGGGCAAGCGCAAGGCGATCTATCAGGCGATGCTCGATACCAAGGAAGACCTCGGCGGCATGCTGCGCGGGCGCATTCCCTTCGATGGCGACGCCTTTCGCTCCGGTGCGGTCAAGCTGGACGAGCTCTCGCGGCAGCCTTGGCAGCATTATCCCGAGGTGAAGGAAGAGCAGAGCGACGCGCGTGACGACGTCTGGCAGCGTCAGGAGCGATTCAACGAGATGGCCCGCGAACTGGAAGCGACTACGGCCGCACTGGCGAGTGTGACGACGGCCGCCCCGGTTACCGCACAAAGCGTGGCGCCGGCGTTCCAGCGGGTCGAGGATGCCTGTGAAGCCTGCCACAAGGAGTTCCGCGCCTACTGA